CCCGGGCGCCCGCAGCAGGGCGGCTGGGGCGGCGACCAGGGCGGCCGGCGTTCCCCGCTGGACGCGCCGCGCGGCCACGACGAGCACGAGGCGACCGGCCAGTTCGCGCGCCCCTCGGCGCCGTCGGACCACCAGGGCCCCGGCTCCACGGCCGAGTTCCCGCGCCCCGACTTCAACGGCCCGCGCCCGGACCAGGACGGCCGCCAGGGCGGTCAGGCCCCGCAGGACCCGGCGTCCACCGCGGCGATCCCGCGCCCGGACTTCGGCGCGCCGCGCGAGCCGGCCGGGAGCCTGCCGCCCGCGGGCGCGGGTGACGGCCGTACGCCGCTGTTCGACACGCTGGAGAACAACTGGTTCCACCAGCAGGAGGGCCAGCACGGCGCCCCGCAGGCCCCCGCCCACCAGCAGGGCGGCCAGGGCCAGGGCCAGCCGCAGGACCAGGGCCGGTACCAGGGGCGTCCCGCGGGCGACCCGTACCCGGCGCACGACCAGACGATGCCCACCCCGGTCGTACCGCAGCAGCCGCAGCCGCAGCTCCCCCAGCCGCAGCGCCCGGCGCACGGCCGCCCGGACCCGGCGCTGCCGCAGCACACCGGCCAGGGCCAGGGCGGCCGGAACCAGGGCTACGGCCAGGGCCCGGCACAGAGCCAGGGGCAGGGCCAGGTCCAGGGTCGCGGGTCCGACGCCGCGTCGGCGGGCTGGCGTGCGACGCCCAACGACGAACTGGTCCGCCAGGCCGAGCGCGTGCGCAAGCCCGCGGCCGGCGGTGTCACGACCTCCGGCCTCCCCCGCCGGGTGCCGCGCGCCAACCTGGTGCCGGGCACGGCGCAGGAGCAGCCACTCCAGTCCGGTCCGCAGGTCTCCCGGGCGCCCGACGACGTACGGGGCCGTCTGACGAACCTGCGACGAGGTATCCAGCAGGGACGGCAGGCCGGGTCCGGCAACACCGGCAGCTTCCAGGTCGGCCCCACTCACCAGCAGGAGCGTGAGTTTTGAGCGCGATGAGCCAGGCGGCGCAGAATCTGAACTGGTTGATCACCAATTTCGTGGACAACACCCCCGGGGTGTCGCACACGGTGGTGGTCTCCGCCGACGGACTCCTGCTGGCGATGTCCGAGGGTTTCCCCCGGGACCGTGCCGACCAGCTGGCCGCCGTCGCGTCCGGCCTGACCTCKCTGACCGCGGGCGCGTCCCGCATCTTCGAGGGCGGKCYGGTSAACCAGACCGTGGTGGAGATGGAGCGCGGCTTCCTCTTCATCATGTCCATCTCGGACGGCTCGTCGCTGGCCGTSCTCGCCCACCCSGAMKSCGACATCGGCCTCGTSGGYTACGAGATGGCGCTKCTSGTGGACCGMGCSGGCASYGTCCTCACCCCGGAYCTSCGCGCGGARCTSCARGGCAGYCTKCTCMACTAGCAKMMCGRCCRKGCGKGTWCKCSCCWCCGYRCCYKMCTGKYGCSRTGTGYGCSRCTCCACACCGTSATMTRSACCGKCGRMCGSCMSWCSSAGGMSSMMMASYGGCTACACMSYCRGRCGGACACGCASMCSTACSWAGSTGTCWCGACCAGGWGSAKKSATGRCMMCGCCCMCMRCCWCTCACGACTTCCSYWCGGGTCGYCASKCGGACGASGSCKSKTACSRGCWKSMMKRYSAKCAGCCGCWGRTGCSKCSCTACGCSATGACC
This genomic window from Streptomyces thermolilacinus SPC6 contains:
- a CDS encoding roadblock/LC7 domain-containing protein, whose product is MSQAAQNLNWLITNFVDNTPGVSHTVVVSADGLLLAMSEGFPRDRADQLAAVASGLTSLTAGASRIFEGGXVNQTVVEMERGFLFIMSISDGSSLAVLAHPXXDIGLVGYEMALLVDRAGXVLTPDLRAELQGSLLX